A stretch of Leucobacter aridicollis DNA encodes these proteins:
- a CDS encoding cupredoxin domain-containing protein, producing MTQLQLDSKVVKRRSRSHLMASIAASLGVFLLAFGLAACAPAKPPLVPSDDDAKVTVTVRVVDNKFEPKEITISQGEAVRWVFEGPSNEHDVVAKDGSFVSELMREGSYTHVFNDQGDFDYLCSIHPEMTGLVTVE from the coding sequence GTGACGCAGCTGCAGCTTGATTCCAAGGTCGTGAAGCGCCGGTCGCGCAGTCACCTCATGGCGAGCATCGCGGCGAGTCTGGGCGTGTTCCTGCTCGCCTTCGGGCTTGCCGCCTGCGCGCCAGCGAAGCCGCCCCTCGTGCCGTCGGATGACGACGCGAAGGTTACCGTCACGGTCCGGGTCGTCGACAACAAGTTCGAACCGAAGGAGATCACGATCTCCCAGGGAGAGGCAGTGCGTTGGGTGTTCGAGGGCCCCTCGAACGAGCACGACGTCGTCGCGAAGGACGGCAGCTTCGTGAGCGAGCTTATGCGCGAGGGCAGCTACACCCACGTGTTCAACGACCAGGGCGATTTCGACTACCTCTGCTCGATTCATCCCGAAATGACGGGGCTCGTCACCGTCGAATAA